In the Telopea speciosissima isolate NSW1024214 ecotype Mountain lineage chromosome 2, Tspe_v1, whole genome shotgun sequence genome, one interval contains:
- the LOC122650649 gene encoding uncharacterized protein LOC122650649, translated as MERIFEVLECTDAQKFICARFQLQDEAAAWWKSTKPNLEVTHPNSTWVQFKEVFFRNYFLESFRDEKEAKFMTLTQGSKLVLEYQQQFEDLFHFAPEYMRSDACKSKKFEKGLKPEISAMLAILDIQSYAQMVQKAKTVED; from the coding sequence ATGGAAAGGATTTTTGAAGTGTTGGAGTGTACAGATGCACAAAAATTTATATGTGCCAGATTCCAGCTGCAAGACGAGGCCGCAGCTTGGTGGAAGTCAACCAAGCCCAATTTAGAAGTTACTCATCCCAACTCCACTTGGGTGCagtttaaggaagttttcttcagaaattattttttagaaagCTTCAGGGATGAAAAGGAAGCGAAATTTATGACCCTCACCCAAGGATCAAAGTTAGTGCTAGAGTACCAGCAACAATTCGAGGACTTGTTCCACTTTGCCCCAGAATACATGAGGAGCGATGCTTGCAAgtcgaagaagtttgagaaaggactcaagccTGAGATTAGTGCCATGTTGGCCATTTTGGATATTCAATCATATGCCCAGATGGTTCAAAAGGCCAAGACCGTGGAAGATTGA